A stretch of Acidimicrobiales bacterium DNA encodes these proteins:
- a CDS encoding glycosyltransferase family 2 protein, with amino-acid sequence MELPDDQSRPAASIVVPVWNNVAYTHACLVRLAGATPAGTYEVVLVDNGSTDATPELLAGLSGDVRVVRNDQNLGFARACNQGAEVARGRYLVFLNNDTEPHPGWLEPLIEVLETEPDVGVVGSKLLFPNGLVQHAGVLLVRDVGRDELHGYHRLAGSVPDDALVETRADLQAVTAAALAIRSELFAEIGGFDEAYWNGNEDVDLCLKVRAAGRRVVYEPRSTLTHHESVSGPERFSRVTENVRLLNERWGERAAPDMVGHNGVYASVPGSAGGAEGRAGGRLRRDAVHVVGPVGPHGRPGRTMALAADLLAAAGVDHDVTAYHRACPPDLPPPYSLNGTGHSCGILVVCSEPDAVASFLAERGPGFVEDRYVIAFWGWPGALVPEPRALGMAHELWIANPALHAYADSASVGISLFLPPSPDGPFASGDEIRSVTGTAEKLTFTAALDLSAGPSFYDTFDDAAIAIAAFTRTFGPEDRAHLLVGVTGGRHLPWRVQPLMDIAGDHPAVSVLDLDPAGLTGSHLAAAGDCHVALTGARGLAPAPLAAMQAGVPILALIDPANPPVVTTRNSFLLDPAAAGGTAECVALTADVMRQVAADPIGRAGRGRWAADDIARRDDRGRAVRLVGDRINRAGRLLDQLAGAARG; translated from the coding sequence GTGGAACTGCCCGATGATCAGTCGCGCCCTGCCGCCAGCATCGTCGTCCCGGTCTGGAACAACGTGGCGTACACCCACGCCTGCCTGGTCAGGCTGGCGGGCGCCACCCCGGCGGGCACCTACGAGGTGGTGCTGGTCGACAACGGCTCGACCGACGCCACCCCGGAGCTGCTGGCCGGCCTGTCGGGGGACGTGCGGGTCGTCCGCAACGACCAGAACCTGGGCTTTGCCCGGGCGTGCAACCAGGGCGCCGAGGTGGCGCGGGGCCGCTACCTGGTCTTCCTCAACAACGACACCGAGCCCCATCCCGGTTGGTTGGAGCCGCTCATCGAGGTACTGGAGACCGAGCCCGACGTAGGCGTGGTTGGGAGCAAGCTGCTGTTCCCGAACGGGCTGGTCCAGCACGCAGGGGTGTTGCTGGTGCGCGACGTCGGACGCGACGAGCTGCACGGGTACCACCGCCTCGCCGGCTCGGTTCCCGACGACGCCCTGGTCGAGACGCGCGCCGATCTGCAGGCGGTCACCGCCGCCGCCCTGGCGATCCGGAGCGAGCTGTTCGCGGAGATCGGTGGCTTCGACGAGGCCTACTGGAACGGCAACGAGGACGTCGACCTGTGCCTCAAGGTTCGGGCGGCCGGCCGTCGGGTGGTGTACGAGCCGCGCAGCACCCTGACCCACCACGAGTCGGTGTCCGGCCCGGAGCGCTTCTCGCGCGTCACCGAGAACGTCCGCCTCCTGAACGAGAGGTGGGGTGAGCGGGCGGCGCCCGACATGGTGGGGCACAACGGCGTCTACGCGAGCGTCCCCGGCTCCGCCGGTGGCGCGGAAGGGCGCGCCGGCGGGCGCCTCCGCCGCGATGCCGTGCACGTCGTCGGGCCCGTCGGCCCCCACGGGCGGCCGGGCCGCACCATGGCCCTGGCCGCCGACTTGCTGGCCGCGGCCGGTGTCGACCACGACGTGACCGCCTATCACCGCGCCTGTCCCCCCGATCTCCCCCCTCCGTACTCGCTCAACGGGACCGGTCACTCGTGCGGCATCCTCGTGGTCTGCTCGGAACCCGACGCCGTAGCCTCGTTCCTGGCCGAGCGGGGCCCGGGCTTCGTGGAAGACCGCTACGTCATCGCGTTCTGGGGCTGGCCGGGCGCGCTCGTGCCCGAGCCCCGCGCCCTGGGCATGGCCCATGAGCTCTGGATCGCCAACCCGGCGTTGCATGCCTACGCCGACTCGGCATCGGTCGGGATCTCTCTGTTCCTGCCTCCGTCCCCCGACGGACCGTTCGCGTCAGGGGATGAGATCCGGTCGGTCACCGGCACGGCCGAGAAGCTCACCTTCACGGCCGCCCTCGATCTTTCGGCGGGACCGAGCTTCTACGACACCTTCGACGATGCGGCAATCGCCATCGCCGCCTTCACCCGGACCTTCGGCCCCGAGGATCGGGCCCACCTGCTCGTCGGGGTGACGGGAGGGCGGCATCTCCCGTGGCGGGTGCAGCCGTTGATGGACATCGCCGGAGACCACCCGGCTGTCTCGGTGCTCGACCTGGACCCGGCCGGGCTCACGGGGTCGCATCTGGCGGCGGCAGGTGACTGCCACGTGGCCCTCACCGGGGCCCGGGGCCTCGCTCCGGCCCCCCTGGCGGCCATGCAGGCGGGGGTCCCGATCTTGGCCCTGATCGATCCGGCCAATCCCCCGGTCGTCACCACGCGCAACTCGTTCCTCCTGGACCCGGCCGCGGCGGGGGGGACGGCCGAGTGCGTGGCCCTCACGGCTGACGTCATGCGGCAGGTCGCCGCCGATCCGATAGGCCGGGCGGGGCGGGGCCGGTGGGCCGCCGACGACATTGCCCGCCGTGACGACCGGGGCCG